The Solea senegalensis isolate Sse05_10M linkage group LG9, IFAPA_SoseM_1, whole genome shotgun sequence genome has a segment encoding these proteins:
- the cd79a gene encoding B-cell antigen receptor complex-associated protein alpha chain codes for MGLTAIFVLCSFAVATAQSPVTLKADVPFVSVHASQSAELECCYITAGTAKKVTPTWVRTFKYGSNTVGPLRVKTSATVGQLDKRDSQCGTLTLASVQLNDTGLYQCLFNSQILSYGTYLQVYWPLKKTINLSESTKNKILTAEGFLLLLCMLLPTAGLLFKSKKLHELEKKKAAKEEENIYQGLNLDDCCSTYDQIERPPASGPYQDVCNFMEEEEEIQLEKP; via the exons ATGGGTTTAACTGCCATCTTTGTTCTCTGCAGCTTTGCAG TGGCCACAGCACAGAGTCCAGTGACTCTGAAGGCCGACGTTCCCTTTGTGAGCGTGCACGCCTCTCAGAGCGCTGAGCTAGAGTGCTGCTACATCACCGCTGGGACGGCCAAGAAAGTCACTCCGACCTGGGTCAGAACCTTCAAATATGGAAGCAACACTGTGGGTCCACTCAGAGTGAAGACGTCTGCGACTGTGGGACAATTGGACAAACGTGACTCACAGTGTGGGACACTGACTCTGGCCTCAGTGCAGCTCAATGACACTGGACTTTACCAGTGCTTGTTCAACAGTCAGATCCTCTCCTATGGCACCTACCTGCAGGTCTACT GGCCACTGAAGAAGACAATAAATCTCAGTGAAAGCACCAAAAACAAGATCCTGACAGCTGAGGGATTCCTGCTGTTACTGTGTATGCTCTTACCAACTGCAGGCCTCCTCTTCAAG TCAAAGAAACTACATGAActagagaagaagaaagcagcaaaggaagaggaaaacataTATCAG GGGCTGAATCTGGACGATTGTTGTTCCACATATGATCAGATCGAGCGTCCCCCGGCTTCGGGCCCTTACCAGGACGTGTGCAACTTTatggaagaagaggaggagattcAGCTGGAGAAACCATGA